Below is a window of Streptomyces sp. ITFR-16 DNA.
CCGAGCGGGAAGGGCGTCCCGGTCAGGTCCCGGCCCCGCCCGTCACGGCCCGCGGCGCCGGAGCCCTTACCGGAAGGAGCGGCCGCACCGGCCGGACCCGGCGCACCGGATTCGTTGCGGGGCGGCACTTCGGGCTGCATCTCCGGCTGACTCACCGGGGTACTCCTCTGCATGCTGCATAGCGACGCGTGTTGCTCGACCGCGTACTCGACGATGGGCGGGACTCTGCTTTCCGTGCTCTGGCTGTCCGACGCCCCGGGACGCAACCGGCAGTGCCCCGTACGTAACCTTGCGTGACGGAGGAGGTGCGTGGGTGTACCGGGACGCATGCCCTTCCTACCGCCGAATGGTGGGCCGTGGGGTCGAAATCGCGGTATTCCCGGGTGCCTACGGCCTCTGGTCAGGTATAGGAGTCCCGGCACCGCTGACCCGGTCTCACTCGAAAGAGTTGCTCGCCGGCGGGTGGGGCGCGCCGCGCGGGGACCACGTAGGCTCGGCATACCGAAACTTTTGTCGTCGAAATGCCTGGAGTGACCGTGATTCCCGGTGGTGGTCAGCCCAATATGCAGCAGCTGCTGCAGCAGGCCCAGAAGATGCAGCAGGACCTCGCCGAGGCCCAGGAGGAGCTGGCGAGGACCGAGGTGGACGGCCAGGCGGGCGGCGGCCTGGTCAAGGCGACGGTCAACGGCTCGGGGGAGCTGCGCGCCCTGGTGATCGACCCGAAGGCGGTGGACCCGGAGGACACCGAGACGCTCGCGGACCTCGTCGTCGCAGCCGTCCAGGCGGCGAACGAGAACGCGCAGCAGCTCCAGCAGCAGAAGCTGGGACCGCTCACCCAGGGCCTGGGCGGCATGCCCGGTCTGCCCTTCTGACCGCGCGCATACCCAAGACCGTACGTACGCCCTACGGTACGTACCACGATCCGGCCGGCCCGGCACGAAAGGCGTTCCGTTGTACGAAGGCGTGGTTCAGGACCTCATCGACGAACTGGGCAGGCTGCCCGGCGTCGGTCCCAAGAGCGCGCAGCGGATTGCCTTCCACATCCTGCAGGCCGAGCCCACGGACGTGCGCCGGCTCGCCCATGCCCTGCTGGAGGTCAAGGACAAGGTCCGCTTCTGCGCGGTCTGCGGCAACGTGGCCCAGCAGGAGGAGTGCGGCATCTGCCGCGACCCGCGCCGCGACCGGACGGTCATCTGCGTGGTCGAGGAGCCGAAGGACGTCGTCGCGATCGAGCGGACGCGCGAGTTCCGGGGCCGTTACCACGTCCTGGGCGGGGCGATCAGCCCCATCGAGGGCGTCGGCCCGGACGATCTGCGCATCCGCGAGCTGCTGGCCCGCCTCGCCGACGGCTCCATCACCGAGCTGATCCTGGCGACCGACCCCAACCTGGAGGGCGAGGCCACCGCGACGTACCTCGCGCGGATGGTGAAGCCGATGGGCCTGCGCGTCACCCGCCTCGCCAGCGGCCTGCCGGTGGGCGGCGACCTGGAGTACGCGGACGAGGTCACGCTCGGCCGCGCCTTCGAGGGGAGGCGCCTGCTCGATGTCTGATCCGCAGCGGGTCCGGCTCTCTCTCCCGGCGCCTCTTCCGGTTCCACTTCCGGGGTCTCACGGCGGCTTTATGTTCAGCGACGCTATGTTCTACTCACCGTCTCCGACCGTGCACACGGGAGGTCTCCTCGATGTCTGACGCCACGCTGAACACCGTCACGCAGGACCCCGACGACTTCGCGGTCCAGATCGCGGACCAGATCAAGACGTTCATCGTCGCGGTCACCGAGGTGTCCAAGGTCGAGGAGCCGGAGGAGGCCGTCCCCGTCCTGCTGCTCCAGGTCTCCCAGCTGCTGCTGGCCGGCGGCCGGCTCGGCGCCTACGAGGACATCCTCCCCGACGAGCGCTACGAACCGGACCTGGGCCCCGAGCCGGACGCCGACGGCCTGCGCGAGCGCTTCGCGGCGCTGCTGGAGCCGATCGACGTCTACTCCGAGGTCTTCGACCCGTACGAGCCCCGCAAGGCCCCGGTCCCCGCGCGCATCTCCGACGACCTCGCCGACCTGGTCACGGACCTGCGCCACGGCCTGGCCCACTACGAGGAGGACCGCACCACCGAGGCCCTGTGGTGGTGGCAGTTCTCCTACTTCTCCAACTGGGGCTCGACCGCGTCCGCCACCCTGCGCGCCCTGCAGTCCCTGATCGCCCACATCCGGCTGAACCAGCCGCTCCAGGAGCTCGACGGCCTGGACACCGACCAGGACGCCGGCGACGACGACCTCGCCGAGGAAGCGGGCCGCGTGATGGCGGAGGAGATCGCGGGTCCGCTGGGCGTGCGGCCGGTCAGGTAGGCGCACCGACGCCGGCCCCGAGCCCGGCCCTCCTCGTGTGGGCTGGGACACAAACGGGAGTGTGGGCGCGTTCGGCGGGCAGCAGCGGTTCACGAGCAGTTCGGAGCGGCTCGTCGATGATCACGTGGTGAGCGGGACATCTCAGCATGTGGTATCGGCGAGGCGTTTCCGGGCTGCTCGTTAAACTGAGCCGACCGCAGTAATGGATTGAGCGAGGAGCGCACGTGGGCCTTGTCGTGCAGAAGTACGGAGGCTCCTCCGTAGCCGATGCCGAGGGCATCAAGCGCGTCGCCAAGCGAATCGTCGATGCCAAGAAGAACGGCAACCAGGTGGTTGTCGTGGTGTCAGCGATGGGCGACACGACGGACGAGCTGATCGATCTCGCCGAGCAGGTATCCCCGATACCGGCCGGGCGTGAGTTCGACATGCTGCTGACCGCGGGAGAGCGGATCTCCATGGCGCTGCTGGCCATGGCGATCAAGAACCTGGGCCACGAGGCCCAGTCGTTCACCGGCAGCCAGGCAGGCGTCATCACCGACTCGGTCCACAACAAAGCGCGCATCATCGATGTGACGCCGGGCCGTATCCGTACGGCGCTGGACGAGGGGAACATCGCGATCGTCGCGGGGTTCCAGGGTGTGTCCCAGGACAAGAAGGACATCACCACCCTCGGCCGGGGCGGGTCCGACACCACCGCCGTCGCGCTCGCGGCCGCGCTGGACGCCGAGGTCTGTGAGATCTACACCGATGTGGACGGTGTCTTCACCGCCGACCCGAGGGTCGTGAAGAAGGCCCGGAAGATCGACTGGATCTCCTTCGAGGACATGCTGGAGCTGGCCGCGTCCGGCTCCAAGGTGCTGCTGCACCGGTGCGTCGAGTACGCACGCCGTTACAACATCCCGATCCACGTCCGCTCGTCCTTCTCCGGACTGCGCGGGACCTGGGTCAGCAACGAGCCGCAAGGGGACCAGCAGGTGGAGCACGCGATCATCTCCGGAGTCGCCCATGACGTCTCCGAGGCCAAGGTCACCGTCGTCGGCGTGCCCGACAAGCCGGGCGAGGCCGCCGCGATCTTCCGTACGATCGCGAACGCCGAGGTCAACATCGACATGGTGGTGCAGAACGTCTCCGCCGCGTCGACCGGTCTGACCGACATCTCGTTCACGCTCCCGAAGTCCGAGGGCCGCAAGGCCATCGACGCGCTGGAGCGCAACCGCGGCGCGATCGGCTTCGAGTCGCTGCGCTACGACGACCAGATCGCCAAGATCTCCCTGGTCGGCGCGGGTATGAAGACCAACCCCGGGGTCACCGCCGGCTTCTTCGAGGCGCTCTCCGACGCGGGTGTGAACATCGAGCTGATCTCGACGTCCGAGATCCGCATCTCGGTGGTCACCCGCGCGGACGACGTCATCGAGGCCGTGCGCGCCGTGCACACCGCCTTCGGCCTCGACAGCGACTCCGACGAGGCAGTCGTGTACGGGGGCACCGGCCGATGACCGCACGCCGCCCTTCGCTCGCGGTCGTCGGCGCGACCGGGGCGATCGGTGGCGTCATGCTCCAGATCCTCTCCCAGCACGCGGATGTCTGGGGCGAGGTGAGACTGATCGCCTCGCCGCGCTCGGCCGGCCGCAAGCTGGTCGTGCGCGGCGAGGAGAGCGAGGTCCTCGAACTCACCGAGGACGTCTTCGACGGCGTCGACGTGGCGCTCTTCCTGGTGCCCGACGAGGTCTCCGCGCGCTGGGCGCCGCTCGCCGCGTCCAAGGGCGCCGTCGTCATCGACGACTCCGACGCCTTCCGCCGGGACGGCGACGTCCCGCTGGTCGTGCCCGAGATCAACCCCCATGCCGTACGGATCAGACCGCGCGGCATCGTCGCGAGCCCGAACTGCACCACGCTGTCGCTGATCGTCGCGGTCGGCGCCCTGCACGCCGAGTTCGGGCTGCGGGAGCTGGTCGTCTCGTCCTACCAGGCCGTGAGCGGCGCCGGCCGCGACGGCGTCGCCGCGCTGCGCGAGCAGCTGTCGATGGTGGCCGGCACCGAGCTCGGTACGAAGCCGGGCGACGTGCGCCGCGTGGTGGGGGACACCGACGGCGGCCCGTTCGCCGCCCCGGTCGCCCTGAACGTCGTGCCGTGGGCCGGGACGGACGCCGGCGACGGCTGGTCGTCCGAGGAACTGGCGATCCGCGAGGAGTGCCGCAAGATCCTCGACCTGCCCGGCCTGCGGGTCTCCGCGACCTGCGTCTACGTACCCGTGATCGCCACCCACTCGATGTCCGTGCACGCCCGCTTCGAGAACGAGGTCGCGGTCGACCGGGCCCACGAGATCCTGGCGACCGCGCCCGGCGTGGTGCTGTACGACAGCCCGGGCGCCGGGGACTTCCCGACCCCGTCCGAC
It encodes the following:
- a CDS encoding DUF5063 domain-containing protein translates to MSDATLNTVTQDPDDFAVQIADQIKTFIVAVTEVSKVEEPEEAVPVLLLQVSQLLLAGGRLGAYEDILPDERYEPDLGPEPDADGLRERFAALLEPIDVYSEVFDPYEPRKAPVPARISDDLADLVTDLRHGLAHYEEDRTTEALWWWQFSYFSNWGSTASATLRALQSLIAHIRLNQPLQELDGLDTDQDAGDDDLAEEAGRVMAEEIAGPLGVRPVR
- a CDS encoding aspartate-semialdehyde dehydrogenase → MTARRPSLAVVGATGAIGGVMLQILSQHADVWGEVRLIASPRSAGRKLVVRGEESEVLELTEDVFDGVDVALFLVPDEVSARWAPLAASKGAVVIDDSDAFRRDGDVPLVVPEINPHAVRIRPRGIVASPNCTTLSLIVAVGALHAEFGLRELVVSSYQAVSGAGRDGVAALREQLSMVAGTELGTKPGDVRRVVGDTDGGPFAAPVALNVVPWAGTDAGDGWSSEELAIREECRKILDLPGLRVSATCVYVPVIATHSMSVHARFENEVAVDRAHEILATAPGVVLYDSPGAGDFPTPSDVVGTDPTWVGRVRRALDDPRALELFVCGDNLRKGAALNVAQIAESVAAEIPRS
- a CDS encoding YbaB/EbfC family nucleoid-associated protein, with the translated sequence MIPGGGQPNMQQLLQQAQKMQQDLAEAQEELARTEVDGQAGGGLVKATVNGSGELRALVIDPKAVDPEDTETLADLVVAAVQAANENAQQLQQQKLGPLTQGLGGMPGLPF
- the recR gene encoding recombination mediator RecR gives rise to the protein MYEGVVQDLIDELGRLPGVGPKSAQRIAFHILQAEPTDVRRLAHALLEVKDKVRFCAVCGNVAQQEECGICRDPRRDRTVICVVEEPKDVVAIERTREFRGRYHVLGGAISPIEGVGPDDLRIRELLARLADGSITELILATDPNLEGEATATYLARMVKPMGLRVTRLASGLPVGGDLEYADEVTLGRAFEGRRLLDV
- a CDS encoding aspartate kinase, which encodes MGLVVQKYGGSSVADAEGIKRVAKRIVDAKKNGNQVVVVVSAMGDTTDELIDLAEQVSPIPAGREFDMLLTAGERISMALLAMAIKNLGHEAQSFTGSQAGVITDSVHNKARIIDVTPGRIRTALDEGNIAIVAGFQGVSQDKKDITTLGRGGSDTTAVALAAALDAEVCEIYTDVDGVFTADPRVVKKARKIDWISFEDMLELAASGSKVLLHRCVEYARRYNIPIHVRSSFSGLRGTWVSNEPQGDQQVEHAIISGVAHDVSEAKVTVVGVPDKPGEAAAIFRTIANAEVNIDMVVQNVSAASTGLTDISFTLPKSEGRKAIDALERNRGAIGFESLRYDDQIAKISLVGAGMKTNPGVTAGFFEALSDAGVNIELISTSEIRISVVTRADDVIEAVRAVHTAFGLDSDSDEAVVYGGTGR